In the Natranaerovirga hydrolytica genome, CCAACTTCTTGTACTGGAAAATCATCAACGTTATGAACATATGTTATGGCATGAGGGTTTCCTACAGATACACAGGTAAAATCATATACTGTTCCATTGACTTCTATAGTTTCACCTATAACTGGATTTTTTTCACTTTTTACGGGTACCAATGCAGGATCAAATATTGGTTCTCCCATATCTACTTTTACCAGCTCCACTTTTCCATTTTCTACTTTCATATCTAATATTTTAATGCCTGCTAAGGTTTCAACAGCAATGTTCAATTCATGGGTTAATCCATTATCATAAACGTATTTACCTACACAACGAATAGCATTACCACACATTTCTGCTTCTGATCCATCCGCATTAAACATTCTCATTCTAAAATCTGCTTTTTGTGAAGGCATAATTAATACCAATCCATCAGAGCCTACTCCAAAATTTCTATTACTCATTTCTATCGCCAATTCACTAGGTTTTTTTACATCTTCTTCAAAACAATTGATGTAGATATAATCATTGCCTAAACCGTGCATTTTAGTAAATTTCATAGCTTTTCATCCTTTCTTATTGTTATACTATAAACGTTTCTTGCAAGGCTCTGTTTTTTTCTTTCATAAACAACTCATAACCGTCATAAAAAAATATATTTAATTTTATTTTCGTCATTTTACAATTATGTCTTAATTGTTTATCCTATACAAAACTAAAGAAAAAAAGCATAATATGCCCTAACTTTTTCTTTTAATATTATAACATGTTTTAATTGTTTTTTGCAAGTTTATATGATTCAAATTTCATTTTTAATATTATTTCGTGTTTTTCCCTCTTTTTTAAAAACGTTCTTTTCAACTCCAATGTTTGTGTGTTTTAATTTTATTATACAGTTATTAATAATTTTATATTCTTCAAACAGGGTATAAATTGAATCAAAAAAATATGCCCCTTATGAAGCGGACATATTCTTAAAAAATTATTTATTTAAATATATCTGGTGCAACATCTAATATTTCACGCTCTGGTACATGGATATAGTTTGGAGGCACAACACCACTAATCACATTATCAACTACAGTGAATTGATGGTCAATTGTCACTTGTTCTGTGGCTAAAGGCACAATAACTTGCATTTTTATTTCAATGTTTAGCCAAACTCTATGATTAATTTGATTAATTCCCGTAGACCTAAATTCCCTATCATAATTAATATTTGTTGTTCCTATTGGAAGTATCTCTACGCCTATTTCAGGTCCCATATTGGCAAATATATTACTTCCCATCAAACTACCAAATGGTATGTATACTTTTTCTACGCCTAATTGTTCTAGATTATGATTAATGTTATCTATAACACCTGTACTGAGTTGATTAATAAGTATTGTATTAATGCCAATTGATATAATTTCTCCTTTGTCATTATAGTAATAAGTGACCAACTCATCTACATTAACCTCATTTTCTTTTATAACGCGTTTGATAGAATCATTAATCAATGTAGTGGCATAGTTATCTATTTTCATTTCTGCCATTGAAAAAAGTGTTGGCACCACTTGTTTGTCTAAGAAATAATACCCAAATGTTCCTATTATAAAAATAACTACAAATAGCATGATTGATTTTGAGTAAAATGTCCTTATTTTGTTTCGAGGCCTTCTTCCTTTTATATTTCTAGTTTTCAACATAATGAACCCTCCAAAAAGGCCTTATTATATTTTATTATATGTTACTTTTTTTAACTTGTGTCATTTTTGTTATTTTATTTGTTTTCATAGGAACGCAACAGTCAACACGTATAAATCTTTTGTTTTTTACCTATCCTTTAATGAAGATGTACTTAAACGACTTATTAATTTATGAAGTTTCTTTTAATAATATTATGCTTATATTACATTTTCTTTAATAATTATATTTTGCTTTTACATGTATTGAATTTTTGATATAATTATAACGTCAAAGGAGGCTTAATATGAATTATAGTAAAGACAATAACACAAAGAAACAAAAGCAATTACAAGATAAAAAGAAAAAAGTTAAAAATAAATTTAGTTTATCTTTCCTTAGGATTTTTATAGTTACCATTTTACTTCTTTTTATTGTAGGTGTTGGTGCAACTCTAGGTGCTGTTAAAGGTATTATAGATACAGCTCCAAGCATTGAACAAATTAGCGTTATACCAGAAGGTTACTCTTCTGTTATATACGACCAAAATGGTAATGAGATTGTTCGATTAGTCGGAGAACATGCTAATAGAATATATGTTGATCTTGATATGATGCCTGAACACCTTCCTAATGCATTTGTTGCAATTGAAGATGAAAGATTTTGGGCTCATAATGGTATTGATTTAAAAGGTATTATGCGTGCAGTTTTTGTTAACTTAAGAGATGGTGCTTTAAGCGAAGGTGCCAGTACCATTACCCAGCAATTATTAAAAAATAATGTGTTTCAAACCAATTCCAAAACATTTGACCGTAAGATTCAAGAACAATACTTGGCTATTCAAATTGAACAGGAATTAAACAAAGAACAAATTTTAGAGTATTATTTAAATACCATCGGACTAGGATCTGGTAATTTAGGTGTTCAAGCTGCTGCTAAACATTACTTTAATAAAGATGTTAGTGAATTAACCATAGCAGAAAGTGCTTCTTTAGCAGCTATTACTCAAAGACCTGAAGCTTATCATCCCGTTCGTAATCCAGAAAATAATCGCCAACGACAACTACTTGTTCTAGCAAAAATGTTAGAATTAGATTATATTACCCAAAGCGAATATGATTCAGCTGTTGATGAA is a window encoding:
- the yunB gene encoding sporulation protein YunB, whose amino-acid sequence is MLKTRNIKGRRPRNKIRTFYSKSIMLFVVIFIIGTFGYYFLDKQVVPTLFSMAEMKIDNYATTLINDSIKRVIKENEVNVDELVTYYYNDKGEIISIGINTILINQLSTGVIDNINHNLEQLGVEKVYIPFGSLMGSNIFANMGPEIGVEILPIGTTNINYDREFRSTGINQINHRVWLNIEIKMQVIVPLATEQVTIDHQFTVVDNVISGVVPPNYIHVPEREILDVAPDIFK
- the dapF gene encoding diaminopimelate epimerase; translated protein: MKFTKMHGLGNDYIYINCFEEDVKKPSELAIEMSNRNFGVGSDGLVLIMPSQKADFRMRMFNADGSEAEMCGNAIRCVGKYVYDNGLTHELNIAVETLAGIKILDMKVENGKVELVKVDMGEPIFDPALVPVKSEKNPVIGETIEVNGTVYDFTCVSVGNPHAITYVHNVDDFPVQEVGKIVEVNEKFPKKTNVEFVQVVDKNTLKMRVWERGSGETMACGTGACATLVATVLNNKSNRKSTIKLLGGDLLIEWNDNDNHIYMTGPATVSFQGIW